The DNA sequence TTCACTTCTCATGTAAGCATTATTATCCTAGGATCACTGCTCAGTGGTTTCCCGCTCTCACTCTTCATGTCGATTTTGTTTCTTGATCTGAGAATACTAAGTTTGTTTCACTTTCTGTTGCCATTCTAGGGTATGAAAAAATTTCACTTAGCAaacattaataaataataaaaccacaCTCGACCAAAATGGTGGTTAGATTAATTCACAATTTTTCGGGAAGCTTAATGTGAATAGCCCAGACTCAATTAATACAGCAGTGACTTTCAAGATATATATATCTAACACAAGAGAAAGCTAAAACTGCACATAAATGTACTTTCATTGGTACACAAAAGTGCAGGCATGATCCAGCTCTTCATATTCACGGTACAAGattctttttcttaaataattCCGAATTCCGAGTTAAGTTTGTCGTCTATGCTTGTTTTGAGAAGGTTGAAGTCCTCTGCCATAAGGGGTGACCTAAAATGGCTCTTCCATGAACAGCAAGGTAAGCCGCATTTAACCTGAAAAGATAGAAGATACACCATCTTGTGAATACAAATGCAGTCCATTAGAGCAAGTCCAAAGGTGTCCTAGTAGTTGccttataaatattattataaaatatagtgTCCTAGTAGTTTAGGACATAATTTGTGTACATGAACTCTAACAATTTGCCTTATAATTGTGCCTTATTATTAAAATGATactaatatatttgaattataattGGAGGGAAAGGAAAAGATGAGAGAAGAGAGGTGTAAAAAGGAGGGAAATCAATTTTTAATCGATAGAAGTGAAATAAGACATGCATAATGGTGCCCCAAAAATAGGGCTTGAAAAGGTTGTCCTAGTGATATAAGGCATTATTAGGACTTTGTTGGATCTACTTCTTTGATCAAGTGCCCTAAATTTTAACTTAGGACAACATATAAGGCACTTGTTGGACTTGCTGAAATATCAACTGAAATATCAACTGATTTGGTCATAATTAAAAGACatttaaaattagaaaaaaataaataattaaaagacATTTAAAGACACAGATGCTGAGAATAATACTTGTCAACATCAGGAGGGGCCAAGGGATCATCTAGTTCCTCTCTTTGTTCTACAGGTAGAACAGCACCAGCAATATCCGGAGTCACTTCTGCCTGCAAACATATTATGAAGATATTATCAGTTTTATGACAAATGAATCTCCTAGGAAAGCCTATATATCATGTCACAGAAACTCTGCAGTTGCACAATATAACGCCACTCCCACAGACTTGAAAGTTGATGAATGTGAAGCTAATACTGGCTCCTTTAAACTATACGTATATTGTAACCACTGCTGAATTTCTACAATTGCATCAACAAGCAACAACCATTTTACTAGATCATATCACATGATTAAATGTACATCACACTAAACAAGCCTGAGATGTAAGAGAACCACCCAAAAGAGAAGTTAATAAGAATGAAAATATTAAAGACATCAATTATATATTTACATTATCATGCAACAAATCGACTTCAATAACATTGGTCTAGACTTTAAAAAATTAGCCACCTCCCCAGCCGCTTTTACTTCAAAACTAACATTTCCCATGCTTCATCTAGAAGCACAAGAAGCAAAAATGTGAAAGAACTCGTCCAACAGAGGACCCAAGGGTACGATTTATCCCTGAACCAACTAAATAAACCTCCTCCCATAGATTTCCGAATTTCTATGTAAGAGAAAGAGCAAAAAAATGCCTCaaactttatatatatatatatatatatatatatgatgtaTGGTTACAAAACCTCAACCGAACCTAAGCATCCTTTTCATATCGCCTGCAACACATATCTCATGAATGAAATAAGAGAACAGCTAAAAAGCCATAATTTGGTGCACACACTCTAAGGCTTGCATTAGCACTCTGAGGACTACAAGCCTACAAATAAGACTCTTAATTCTAAAAGTCCAAATAATGATAATAACATAGTTCACAATCCAAATGATAATAATAGCAAGGTTAATAGTACAAGAAAACAGAACTGCATATACAATTGGATGCAAATATCATTTTCTGCAAACTGatgattttaaaaatatcaaataatataaaaaaaattgcaaGTGGCTCATCCTGCTGATAAATTTCATGACAGAAATACATGAGACACCTGTGCAATCTTTATGCTTGAAAGGTTGCACATTTACTAACCACTTCATGTAATATACTACCTCCAAATTGTtagatttttataaataaatgataaCTAATAAAAAGTATTCTAAAAGAGTAAACTAAAAACAAAACTAAATTTTATTATCAGATGCCATACTCATATTAAAATACATTATAATTCACCTTTTTATATAGGTGTACATTTAACCAATACACCTAATAAATAGGTAACCCTAACCTTATCTATAATTCAAAAACTACATTATCTAATAAATATTTAAACTCTATTTCTAACAACCTAATCAAAATCAATCCAAAaaacaattcaaataattttgaattattatttccAACACTCCCTCttaattcaaaatttttaaaattacttgacCAGTGATGTACTTCCCATCACCTCTACCACTGTTGCAGAGCACTTCTCTCCACAGTTTCATTTGGGAGCCCTTCTCTCCACAGTTTCATTTGGGAGCCCTTCTCTCCACAGTTTCATTCGGGAGCCCTTCTCTCCACAGTTTCTTTATGGTGCACATAATCACCAATAactcaaaaaaaatattttttttttgaagCCCTGAGACACATATCtcattcttcatgaatctctagCAATACTACCATCTGTTTTCTTCCATTTCTTCATTTATTCGCAGCAATTTTTTGACGCCCAGTTACTCAATCGAACATAGCTCGGATACCATGTTGGAGTTTTATAAAATAAATGATAACTGATAAAAGATATTCTCAAAGAGTAAACTAAAAACAAAACTAAATTTTATTATCAGATGCCATACTCATATTAAAATACATTATAATTCACCTCTTTATATAGGTGTACATTTAACCAATACACCTAATAAATAGGTAACCCTAACCTTATCTATAATTCAAAAACTACATTATCTAATAAATATTTAAACTCTATTTCTAACAACCTAATCAAAATCAATCCAAAaaacaattcaaataattttgaattattatttccAACACAAATGACTATCATGCAAATCTATTGTCAAAATCAGGAACTAATCCCAAAACTACTTGGAGATCAACTAGTGGGACATTCATTTTCTCCAAAATAGAGGCATACTCAATGGACATGAGAAACGTCTTACCTGCTGAGGGTACTGCGAGTAACCAGGATATGCACCATATGCGTAAGTTGATTGATCTTGAGTTGCTCCATATGCATAGGATTCGTAACCTTGACCATAACCATAATAAGCTCCCCATTGATTTGGATCTGCCTGCACGCCCCACGCTCCAGGTTGATCCTATCACATAGTTACATATCAAGTCAGAGCTTTGATATTTAACACATACAACTGAGAATAAATGCTTCACAAAAAGAGTATCATTTCGCTTAAAATCTAGTACCATGCAGTATAGATTTGTTTTTTAGAATTTAGAATGGAAGGCTGAAGTTAATGGTAACAGATCGTATAATTTTATTTGTATTGTGAGCATCATGAAGCCGGACCAATGTAGTCACTTGTAATATCTTTATAAGTATTACAAAATCTCAGGCCATGTTTACGTTTGACTACAAGTCATCTTCCTGTATTCCTATCAAGATCATAAGTAAGCATTGAAGATCAATAAACTGTAGGAGCTTTGGTTATACAAAGACTACCTTTCGCAGGATATAAATGTTTCACAAATATGATCACAAAAACACAATCTACTTCCACTAAAGGACTATAAGAGTCCAGTGCCAGCAAAAGTATATGCAATATAACATGTCCCCGGACATATACGAGTCATTGATCAAAATTCAAAATCATTGCAAAAGTTGCCTTATTTATTAAGAAAAAGATGATTGTTAAATATGCTCTAACAAATTAACACAAAAGTCAGAAGGCAACATAATCTAAGCCTTGATGCTTATATGGTTTCGGTCTTACAATTTTCAAGTCTAACAGTAGAGAAAAAACAGTAATTAAAGATTCACCTGTTTAGAGGAAGGGCTTCTGCCCCAAGAAATTCGGACTACTTGTTGACCGATCACAGTGCCCTGCATCCTCTGGATTGCTTCTTCAGCAGATGCTCTGTACAATACACATCAAGCCACATGATATGTCAAAAACTTTGttcatcacaagaaattcatGAAAAAAGCTGTTCGTGATTGGTAGCTGCAAGAAGTACAGGTAACACCTTAACAACACTAAGTGGGCGAACTATACAAAATCAAATACCAAAGAAAAGTATCTTAAATTTAACTCCAAAATCATAAACTACCAGTATAAACATATGCAACACTATTAAATATCTGTACTGTATATACTATATCATATATTTAGTAAGTTTAATATGTGCGAGAGGAATCTTAACCAACATACTACCAAATGTCTAAGGTTCGATATGGGCcacttatttttataattatggCTTATAATATATGTGCATTTACATGTGTTATTCCAGTCCCCCACTTTTTTAACCATCACTCCCTTATGACCCATTTTTCACCTCCTCCAGTGCCAACCATGACTTCTCCCTCATGGCCACCGCTTCCATCACGAATACTAGCATGTCAGGAACTGACATTAAAGCTAACTAGTAGTAGACTAGAGGAGCAGCAGTAGTAGTAAAGGGCATTAGAGTCATTTACTATTCTGGAGTTAGTTACATAGTTCAGGTTTATAGATATATGGAAAATGGCATTTGCCacctctccctctccctctccctctccctctccctctccctctccctctccctctccctctctctctctctcgctctccctctccctctccctctccctctcccgctccctcctctctctctcgctctctcttgctctccctctccctctccctctcgctctctctctctctctctccgcgctctccctctccctctccctctccctctctctctctctctcaactGAATTCTCTCTCTAAAATCTATCTTCTTCTACAAGTTTCTCTCTCATTTCTCTCTGAACTCTCTCTGATCTCTCTGAACTCCGTCACATCCCTCTATTTCTGCTCTACTTTAGCTTAATCTAGCTACTTTCTTACTCTATAAAACAGAAAATACCAAAAATAGTCAAAAACTAGGTCAGAAACATACAAGTTCCTgacaaattggtatcagagccataaaAAACGATCAGCTACTGCTTCACCAGTCCTGTGCTATCAAAAACGAGTCCAATCATGTCTCAAGTGTTGCAATCCATTCAGTTTACACAGAGTTATGTTCATCACAGTTCAGGTACTCTGTTTCTCAACTGTTCTTCAGAGATCGGTAGTGATTGAGGTTGTATCTGCTGGTTTGTCTTCAGTATAGACTCGTTTTTAGTAATAGATAGTGTATGAGTGTTGAAAAAGCTAGAAAACAAAAAATAGTTAAATAGTGTTGTTTTGTAGATTCACTGAGTCCACTCAGTACCGGAGTTTGCTATTTTCAGTTGTTTTGTGTCAAAATTGTGGTGGATCTGTGTTTGTATTGTTGAAGGAAGCTTGTTCTGTGTAGTAGCTGTGTTTGTGTTGGTTAATTGTAGTGGTGTAGGAACTGTATCAGTTGTGTAGTAAGGATTTGAAGCAAGGCGCACATCAGGTGTTCGATACAACGTCTCAGAGATTCTTTGTTAAAGTTTGTTAGCTGTTTCATCTCGTCTTCAGTTCAGTTAGCTGTTGTGTTTGTTATACTGAGAAAAATACAAATGAATTAGTAGATCTACTCGGTTTTACTATTGCTAGTAGTGTATTTTCTGTTCCGGAAGTAGTAGAGAGTAGAGACTGTGGTGTGATCATTTTTAGTAGACTTGTTGTGTCGGATTGTGTTGACATTGGTATTGGTTGTACTTCATTGTCTGAAGTGAAGTGTGTTGCTGATTGGAAGAATTGATTGTAGTGTTGTGTTGAATTGAGGTGAAATTTCGGTAGATCTGTGCTGGTGTTGCTGGAGTGGGGCTGTTGTGTGCAGTTGCATTAATTGTAAGTCCTTGTAAGGAATATCAATGGAGAATAAAGGTACTAGAGAGTTCACTAAGAGTGTGCAGGAGTTCCACAAGCAGTTTCAGTATTATATGGACAGATCTAATAGAAGATTGCAAGATCTAGAAGATTTGATTGAGGTAGTTGCTATGAACATGGAGATTTTAAAGAAGTTAAAGAATCATAGAAAAACAACTGTTGGCACAAATAGTAAGGAAACTTATACAGTGAAGCCTGTATATGATATGGAACCAGGAAAGAGCCACCAGTGTTGGCTAGATCAACCTTACACACAGTCCAAAGCATGTGCAGATCCTAATGAAATGGTGAAGAGGAGGAACCAGCCAAGGAGCTCTGCTGGTAGTTCAGTTAGCACCAGAACTCGAGATTCTCTCAAGTTTGGGAAAGTAACAGACCTACAAGGTACCAGCCAGGCATATGAAGCAAGAGAAGTTAATAAACTTTCTCAAAAACATGAAGACATGCTTAACGGTGGGTTTTGCCCTTATTATAATAACAAAGAAGGGCCTTCACATCAGTGTAAACAGCAAGGTCAGATTGTGATGACTCAAAAGACAGAGATGTCTTCTCTTGAAGAGTCCTATACAGATGAAAAGTCAGAAGACTCAGAATTCACTTCTATAATCTCAGAAAATCAGATTGTGCATTCAGTGCCTCATTTGGAGTTAAGTCCTCCTAAGTTTCAAGGAAAAGGAGTATTTGATTCTCTACAGGAATGTGAGAACCATTGGCAGGATGACCCTGTCTATGATGATGCACCTGTCTACGATGATGATTCAGAGAAAGGCCAGGAATGTTGGCTTGAGAATGAATTTATCTCAACAGCCCTAGGAGGAAACAACTTTTACTCATCTGACCTCCTACAATCTGAGTTTTGTACAAGTAAAAGAGGTGAGGAGAAACAAAGTGATGTGGAAGGAGAATCTTCAATTATCCTCAACGCCATGAGGGAATTGAGTGAGGATGTTCCTTGCAGAGATGGTCCAACAACTCCAACTTATGTTGATTCGGAAAAGAATTCGAGTTATCTTGATAAGCAAAATCTTGAAGGCAATTCCACTGGTGCCAAGTTGTTTGACAAAAATACTAAAAGAAAAACAATCTTAGTTGCTGAAAATGAGATTACAGATGAGCTATATACCTCTATTAATCTGATGGAGGTGAGTGAAGTGGAGAGTGCCCCTGAAGAAGTATTCTCAATTATTTCTTCCAGCATAAGAAAGAGTGCTACTAATTCTCATGGCTTGCGTAAGAAGACTAGCAATTTCAGTAAGACAAATTGGCTTGTCTTTGACCCTGGTGGTCAGATGCATAAACCACCACTTCAATTCAAGGGGTTCTGCACCACTACAATTACTAAGCTACCTAATAAAGGAGTTCAATGGCTGTCTCAATTACGTAAACTCCACTCCAATTATGGAACGCAACCCATGCAGTTTGAATGGCATGGTAAGAATTTAAAGCTCACATCCGATTCAATCTTGGATCTTGTGGGAAGCTGTCACCATTTCACTAATGTTATACCAAGGTGGATAGAACACATCTGTGGTAGTTATAAGGTGGACGAGAAGCAAGATGCCATTAAAGAAGTATTTCCAATTATCACTACCAACAGGGGAAAGAGTGTTGGGGCTTTTGAAAAGTTTCTAACAGCTAAAAACTCTAGAAATTTCAAGACAAATGTGCATGTCTTTGATTCAGGTGGTCTTATGCTAAATGATCATTCAAAAAGAGTTACAAAACTGTTCAAGGTATCACCAAATCATGCGATTGACCAAGTTGTCATGAATGAACAATATATTGATTGTATGAGGGCTGGGGAGATGGCAAGAGCTTATGGGTGCACTGTGCCGAGACAAGCCAGTCCAAGTAAGGACAAGAGAATTGAAGTCCAGGTAGGCTGGAGAAGAAAGTATGCAATAACCATTTTTGATCGAGGTGGAAGGAAGTTGTCTGGTGAAGATCAACCATGAGGACATGGTCATTTTTTAAAGGAGGGAGATATGTCAGGAACTGACATTAAAGCTAACTAGTAGTAGACTAGAGGAGCAGCAGGAGTAAAGGGCATTAGAGTCATTTACTATTCTGGAGTTAGTTACATAGTTCAGGGTCTATAAATACCTGTATTGTTTGTATTTTCATATCATGATTGGAATATATGGAAAATGGCATTTGCCaccaaatctctctctctctctcttactttcTCTCTCTAGCTGAATTCTCTCTCTAAAATCTATCTTCTTCTACAAGTTTCTCTCTCATTTCTCTCTAAACTCTCTCTGATCTCTCTGAACTCTGTCACATCCCTCTATTTCTGCTCTACTTCAGCTTAATCTAGCTACTTTCTTACTCTATAAAACAGAAAATACCAAAAATAGTCAAAAACTAGGTCAGAAACATACAAGTTCCTGACATAGCACAAGTACTACATTTCATTCAAAAGAAACTGGAGACAATAGAAAGATAAAATATAACCTAACTGGCATGCATTAAATTTATATCTAGTTGCAAAGTAAAGAAAATATCAGTTtcacaagccaaacacacctgGACACGAACTGCACGAACCCACATCCTTTAGTTGCGGGGATCCTAACATAGCTGATTTCACCAAGTTGCCGAAAGATTTGCTTCAATTCATCTTCCGTGACATTTGGGTCCAAGTTACCGATAAATATCTGCAATGTAATGATAGTGAGGAAAATCGTAAGCTATAGATTCTGTTTCTAGTGTCAATTTATCAACTCACTGTAGTGTTGTTAATATCATTATCTGCTGGGACTGCCTGTGGTACTGCCTGCGGTACTGCTGCAGGGTAAATTGCAGCTGGATACACGGCTGCTGTAAGATAACATCATTATTAGCATCGATTTTCGACAGAACAAAGTGAaaactcaagaaaagcagcataGGAAAATTATAAATAGCTGAGATCATTTTCCTCGAACTTTCTTGGCAGGTAATTATTCAGGTTTTCGAACATGTCTTATTGCTTTTCAGAAAAGCCTTATACAGCATAGGCAAAGTTTAGCAAAGTCATAGGGGATTTATCAGTAAATACACTGTTGTAGTTCCCATTATACAAGTGATACTTAAATATTAATCATTATTTTTGTTCTTTAACTGGATATCAATTATTACTCCTGTAGTCCTGTAATTGAGGATCTGATACATGTTTTGCCTCTGATAACCTAGTTTTAGCCTAGTTTGTTTTGTCACCTTATTGTTAATGGAGGTTATTTGCATTAACACGGAGCTAAGTTACAATGCATAGTTTCAGGAAAATTGAAGTGCTTGTCTTTGTTTAAATATTACTCCATATAACTAGGAGTTATATAGTTAactttactaaaatttaaattttataatagaGTAAATGGCTATGCAATCAAACTTATGGTGACCATTGGGACCCTAGGAACCAAGTTACCTTTTTGTAGTAACTACAAGTACTTTGTATACAACTTACTTTGCCTAGTTCTAAAATCATCAAAACAATTAACATGATCCATATAAGCGCATTTAGGTTACATCACAACAAAGGAGGCATTAAATTCTATTACTTATTATCATAGGGAATTTTGTTCTTGCAGGCTGCAGCAAATAATAGAATCCGAATACCGATACCTTCACAGCCAAGATAAGTATAAGTCTACAAGGTTGTAACTTCTAATCTAATTTACGAAATATACATAGATTACAATGCGACGGGGGTGCTGTGGATGCAGTCAGCAGCTTAAAATAAAAGGGTATAAATTATAATGCTTACTAATTTTATAACCAGGTCAAGAAAATTCAAAGAAGAGAGATCACGTACCTTTAACGCCTGCATATGGCTGTTGGAATCCAGGAGTCTTTTTTGGTGTCGCTGCACTAATACGCATAGGCCTAGTTGAACAATAGACACCGTTCATCTCAGTCATGGAACGATTTCTTTCATTCTCATCAGCAAATTTAACGAAGCCGTATCCTTTAGAGCGTCCAGTTGCTGGATCAGTTACAACCTTGGCTCCTCTAACAGAAGGATATTGAGCTGCAAAAGTATCTTGCAACAATACATCCGTCACCTCAGGTGCTAAATCTCCTACAAAAATAGAATGCTCGGGTCCTGTTTCAGGTCGCTTCTCTCCAATACCAAAGGAAGCCCAATTCAACCTAAACGTTAATTCAGTTCCAGGGATTTGAGCTGCATTGTACGTCTGTAGAATTCTCTCGGCTATCGCATGTGAAGGAAACTCAACAAAGCCATATCCTTCAGGCTGACCAGTTAGCTTGTTGCGAATCACCTTTATCGAAAGCACCTAGGTATAATACAAGTAGATCTTCCTCCGTTGGTTATTACAATATAATGTGTCTCTATATATTTAATAATCACTACTTAAATAACTAATTACTTGTAAAATGAACAAACAAACAACAAAATGGCGACTAGCCAAAAATAGGGAAATGGCCGCATATGACATACTTGTAAGCTAAAATGGCACAACTGAAAATGAGGCCCTAAATAGCACACTAAAATGCTGTATTGGTTAGCATTTTATTACTTACATAAAATGCTAGGCTGTAAAGCGTTTTTCCACATAAACTTTATACTGTTTTGCGTCTGTCACATCTTTGAGCTGCACATGGAGCAGAGGCGCGAAATTGCGTGCTTTCAATTGACCGACAACGCAATAGTATGTTTtgtttttaattaaaaaaatggAGCATTAAATGAGAATAAAACTACACAGACTTAACGTTTTACAAAACACATCTTAATTATGCGTTTTGTTGCGGCACTGGAGGCCATATATTCAAAATGTGCCAGAAAGACCAACACCTAAAATATAAAAACACGCTCACTTAATAATACTTAGTTATTTTTACTTACACAAGGGTATTTTGGTCAATTAATTAAAAATGTGATAAGTGGGACAAATTCTATTCCCGAAGAGAAAAAGAGACTAGTATTGTGGGACGGAGAGTAAACGAGTGAAAGGGGAGATACCTGGGCAGCAGGAGAGAACCAAGTGTTGAGATAAGATTCATCAGCCCAATAAGGCAAATCACCAATCCAAAGAGTACGAACTTCTTCGTGAGTAGTGGGCTGATGATAAGGGAGTGAAGAGTATGTAGTTACTGATGGTGCTGGTGTCGCCGTTATTGTTGCCTGTGCGCTCATCATCCATGGTTGCTGTTGGTGTTGGTGTTGATGTTGAGCCTCCATTCTCAATCAATCAATCTTTAACTaataagtaataaaattaatCCCCTGGCCACTTCTATTTCTCCCCCTACGTTATATTTCTTCCCCAAATTTGATTATTAGGGCAGGGCACAAGTTGAGGGTAGAATAACCGTATCGGTTTTTATTGCCCGcgttttaatttttaatttacgAGGTTTGTGCCTTGTGGATTTTTTAAAATACCCGGTCTATTTTAGATTTTTAATATTTGTGTATTTCTTATATACTAACTTAAATCCCGTCCGATAAATGTGTTCTGTTAATATTTAAAAACTGTATTTATTTCTTCatattctaatttttaaaatatttttgtaaatatttaataattataaatttataataaaaataatagaataattTTAGTAGAATAAGCGGACTATGTCTAAtggtttaacaatttagtagtttagcgcatatataacactatttatttatttatttattaataacagGACACGTTGTGGTCGTAGTTTAGTAAGATAAATAGACTATATccagtagtttaacaatttagtagtttagcggatatataacactatttatttatttttttaataaccaaaattagggaATAATCGTTGAACTAGATTATATatcattccggttattatagtatagtatagaagTATAGATATATTAGCAGAACAAGAGAATAAAATTAGTGAGAATTTTTATTCTCGGTGAAATAACTAACTTACCCTTTTGTACTTAATATTTATGTAAAAAAATTGTTAGTGGGAATTGAACTTAAATCTTTAAAATTACATGTACATCTTCTTACCACTCATGTTACTTGTATTTTTAATCGTACACATATAGTATCATAAATAgcgataatttatttattaaataatttttagtttAAAAAGTATGTCTCGTACTTTTTTAATAAatgtatttaataaaaaattaaattgtacatataatatttgtttaaaaatattgaaaatagataCACTTATATATAAATAACATGTATGTGTACAATATATTTAGATAAGTTAGGGTCATAAATAGTTAGTGTGCTTCAATTTATTTTGAATTCGAAATCAGAACTTGAcccatttttaaaaaaaatactcgAAATATGACAACATGAACCGGTAAAAAATACAATTTCACTATCTAGGTATAAATTAAATTACAGGTTCGACGAGAAAATCGGATTGCTTTTAATATTCGAta is a window from the Apium graveolens cultivar Ventura chromosome 1, ASM990537v1, whole genome shotgun sequence genome containing:
- the LOC141668404 gene encoding polyadenylate-binding protein RBP47B' isoform X2, which gives rise to MEAQHQHQHQQQPWMMSAQATITATPAPSVTTYSSLPYHQPTTHEEVRTLWIGDLPYWADESYLNTWFSPAAQVLSIKVIRNKLTGQPEGYGFVEFPSHAIAERILQTYNAAQIPGTELTFRLNWASFGIGEKRPETGPEHSIFVGDLAPEVTDVLLQDTFAAQYPSVRGAKVVTDPATGRSKGYGFVKFADENERNRSMTEMNGVYCSTRPMRISAATPKKTPGFQQPYAGVKAVYPAAIYPAAVPQAVPQAVPADNDINNTTIFIGNLDPNVTEDELKQIFRQLGEISYVRIPATKGCGFVQFVSRASAEEAIQRMQGTVIGQQVVRISWGRSPSSKQDQPGAWGVQADPNQWGAYYGYGQGYESYAYGATQDQSTYAYGAYPGYSQYPQQAEVTPDIAGAVLPVEQREELDDPLAPPDVDKLNAAYLAVHGRAILGHPLWQRTSTFSKQA
- the LOC141668404 gene encoding polyadenylate-binding protein RBP47B' isoform X1; this translates as MEAQHQHQHQQQPWMMSAQATITATPAPSVTTYSSLPYHQPTTHEEVRTLWIGDLPYWADESYLNTWFSPAAQVLSIKVIRNKLTGQPEGYGFVEFPSHAIAERILQTYNAAQIPGTELTFRLNWASFGIGEKRPETGPEHSIFVGDLAPEVTDVLLQDTFAAQYPSVRGAKVVTDPATGRSKGYGFVKFADENERNRSMTEMNGVYCSTRPMRISAATPKKTPGFQQPYAGVKAAVYPAAIYPAAVPQAVPQAVPADNDINNTTIFIGNLDPNVTEDELKQIFRQLGEISYVRIPATKGCGFVQFVSRASAEEAIQRMQGTVIGQQVVRISWGRSPSSKQDQPGAWGVQADPNQWGAYYGYGQGYESYAYGATQDQSTYAYGAYPGYSQYPQQAEVTPDIAGAVLPVEQREELDDPLAPPDVDKLNAAYLAVHGRAILGHPLWQRTSTFSKQA